The Solibacillus sp. FSL W7-1464 genome contains a region encoding:
- the gltX gene encoding glutamate--tRNA ligase — protein sequence MTKTVRVRYAPSPTGFLHIGGARTALFNYLYAKHHNGTFVVRIEDTDIERNVEGGEASQLDNLRWLGIMPDESIDIGGPYAPYRQMERLDIYKEHAEKMLENGQAYKCFCTSEELEASREKQKAQGVAAPAYDGKCRHLTAEEVAEKEAAGIPHTIRMRVPENVTYRFTDLVRGEVSFESKDVGDWVLVKANGIPTYNYAVVLDDHFMEITHVFRGEEHLSNTPKQMMIFDAFGWEYPQYGHMTLIVNEERKKLSKRDESIIQFVTQYKDLGYLPEAMFNFFALLGWSPEGEEEIFSHDEFVKLFDEKRLSKSPSMFDKTKLTWMNNQYIKKMSHEEVVALALPHLQKAGLLPEELSEEQRAWASDLIALYHEQMSFGAEIVELSSLFFTEEIAYDEEANEVLAGETVPVVMASFKAQLEALESFDAASIKAAIKAVQKETGVKGKNLFMPIRVVTTGQTHGPELPNAIALIGKEKVIARVEKFAE from the coding sequence ATGACGAAAACAGTTCGCGTTCGTTATGCACCATCGCCAACAGGATTCTTACATATCGGTGGCGCACGTACAGCTTTATTCAATTATTTATATGCAAAACATCACAACGGTACTTTTGTAGTACGTATTGAAGATACAGATATCGAGCGTAATGTAGAGGGCGGGGAAGCTTCTCAACTTGATAACTTACGCTGGTTAGGCATTATGCCGGATGAGTCCATTGATATCGGCGGCCCATATGCACCTTACCGTCAAATGGAGCGTCTTGATATTTATAAAGAACATGCAGAAAAAATGCTGGAAAATGGACAAGCGTATAAATGTTTCTGTACTTCAGAAGAGCTAGAAGCATCACGCGAAAAACAAAAAGCACAAGGTGTTGCTGCACCTGCATATGACGGAAAGTGCCGTCATTTAACAGCAGAGGAAGTTGCTGAAAAAGAAGCTGCTGGTATCCCGCACACAATTCGTATGCGTGTTCCTGAGAATGTTACGTATCGGTTCACTGACTTAGTTCGCGGTGAAGTATCGTTCGAATCAAAAGATGTCGGCGACTGGGTACTTGTAAAAGCAAACGGTATCCCAACTTACAATTATGCGGTAGTGCTGGATGACCATTTCATGGAAATTACACATGTATTCCGTGGGGAAGAGCATTTATCAAACACACCAAAACAAATGATGATCTTTGACGCATTCGGATGGGAATATCCGCAATATGGCCATATGACATTAATCGTAAATGAAGAGCGCAAAAAATTATCGAAACGTGATGAGTCGATCATCCAGTTCGTTACACAATATAAAGACCTTGGCTACTTACCTGAAGCGATGTTTAACTTCTTTGCTTTACTTGGCTGGTCACCTGAGGGAGAAGAAGAAATCTTCTCACACGATGAATTTGTAAAGCTGTTTGATGAAAAGCGTTTGTCGAAATCACCATCAATGTTCGATAAAACAAAATTAACATGGATGAACAACCAATATATTAAAAAAATGTCTCATGAAGAGGTAGTTGCTTTAGCATTGCCACATTTGCAAAAAGCAGGTCTGCTTCCGGAAGAGCTATCGGAAGAGCAACGTGCATGGGCTTCTGATTTAATCGCCCTTTACCATGAGCAAATGAGCTTCGGGGCAGAAATCGTAGAATTATCGAGCCTATTTTTCACAGAAGAAATTGCATATGATGAAGAAGCAAACGAAGTGTTAGCGGGTGAAACTGTGCCGGTTGTTATGGCTTCATTTAAAGCTCAATTAGAAGCTTTAGAATCTTTTGATGCCGCTTCAATTAAAGCAGCAATTAAAGCTGTGCAAAAAGAAACGGGCGTAAAAGGTAAAAACCTGTTTATGCCAATCCGTGTTGTGACGACTGGTCAAACACATGGACCGGAATTGCCGAATGCCATCGCTTTAATCGGCAAGGAAAAAGTAATTGCCCGCGTGGAAAAATTTGCAGAGTAA
- the cysS gene encoding cysteine--tRNA ligase, producing MTIQIFNSLTRQKEPFIPLEEGKVKMYVCGPTVYNYIHIGNSRPVIVYDTVRRYLQYAGYEVKFVSNFTDVDDKIIKAANELGEETSVLTNRFIAAYFEDITALGCQKADAHPRVTEHMDDIIEFIKVLIDKGYAYESQGDVYYRTRKFNGYGKLSHQSIDDLKVGARIEAGEKKEDPLDFALWKAAKAGEIKWASPWGEGRPGWHIECSVMAREHLGDTIDIHAGGQDLTFPHHENEIAQSEAHNDKTFARYWMHNGYINIDNEKMSKSLGNFILVNDIRQQIDPQVLRFFMLSVHYRNPINFAQDLVEAAKNGLDRIRTSYTNVEHRLSSSASLGENSEQWLGKISQIKIDFENAMNDDFNTANAVSALFELSHIANVYLKEANTDKEVLQAILTMFDTIGNVLGIHIKVEAGLLDEEIEALIEERNQARKNRDFARSDEIRDQLLGMDIVLEDTRQGTRWKRGQ from the coding sequence ATGACGATTCAAATTTTCAATTCGTTGACAAGACAAAAAGAACCATTTATTCCGTTGGAGGAAGGCAAAGTAAAAATGTATGTATGCGGACCGACTGTATACAACTACATTCATATTGGAAACTCCCGTCCGGTAATCGTCTATGATACAGTACGCCGCTATTTACAGTATGCAGGCTATGAGGTGAAATTCGTTTCGAACTTTACCGATGTGGACGACAAAATTATTAAAGCAGCAAATGAGCTAGGCGAAGAGACTTCTGTCCTGACAAATCGTTTTATTGCTGCTTATTTTGAAGATATTACGGCACTGGGATGCCAAAAAGCGGATGCCCATCCACGTGTGACAGAACATATGGATGATATTATCGAGTTTATTAAAGTGCTGATCGATAAAGGCTATGCATATGAATCCCAGGGCGATGTTTATTATCGTACTCGTAAATTCAATGGCTACGGTAAGTTAAGTCATCAATCGATCGATGATTTAAAAGTCGGAGCGCGTATTGAAGCGGGCGAGAAAAAAGAGGACCCGTTGGATTTCGCATTATGGAAAGCAGCGAAAGCAGGAGAAATTAAGTGGGCATCACCATGGGGAGAAGGACGACCTGGATGGCATATTGAGTGTTCTGTAATGGCGCGTGAGCATTTAGGAGATACAATCGATATTCACGCAGGCGGACAGGATTTAACATTCCCTCACCATGAAAACGAAATTGCCCAATCTGAAGCGCATAATGACAAAACATTCGCGCGTTATTGGATGCATAATGGCTATATTAATATTGATAATGAAAAAATGTCGAAATCACTGGGCAACTTTATATTAGTGAATGATATCCGCCAGCAGATCGACCCGCAAGTATTGCGTTTCTTTATGCTGTCTGTACATTACCGTAATCCGATCAACTTCGCTCAGGATTTGGTGGAGGCAGCGAAAAATGGTTTAGACCGCATTCGCACATCCTATACGAATGTGGAGCACCGTCTCTCATCTTCTGCAAGTTTAGGGGAGAACAGTGAGCAATGGCTTGGAAAAATCAGCCAGATTAAAATTGATTTCGAAAATGCGATGAATGATGACTTCAATACAGCAAATGCGGTTTCGGCACTATTTGAACTTTCCCATATTGCCAATGTGTACTTAAAAGAAGCGAATACGGATAAAGAAGTATTACAGGCAATTTTAACGATGTTTGATACAATTGGGAATGTACTAGGTATTCATATAAAAGTGGAAGCAGGCTTACTCGATGAAGAAATCGAGGCACTGATCGAGGAACGTAACCAAGCCCGAAAAAATCGTGATTTCGCTCGTTCGGACGAAATCCGCGACCAGCTGCTGGGCATGGATATCGTACTTGAAGATACTCGTCAAGGTACACGCTGGAAACGAGGACAGTAA
- the ispF gene encoding 2-C-methyl-D-erythritol 2,4-cyclodiphosphate synthase, whose translation MFRIGQGFDVHEFAEGRPLILGGITIPHERGLVGHSDADVLLHTVTDAALGAIGEGDIGRHFPDTDPEWKDADSAKLLEYIWKMVEERGYKLGNVDCTIMAQRPKMAPYISQMQNRIAQLLNAEPSQVNVKATTTEKLGFVGREEGIAAMATILLVKA comes from the coding sequence ATGTTTCGAATTGGACAAGGATTTGACGTTCACGAATTTGCAGAAGGACGTCCATTAATTTTAGGTGGTATTACAATTCCTCATGAGCGCGGCTTAGTAGGTCATTCGGATGCCGATGTACTTTTACATACAGTAACAGATGCGGCATTGGGTGCAATTGGTGAAGGGGATATCGGCCGTCACTTCCCTGATACGGACCCGGAGTGGAAAGATGCCGATTCAGCGAAGCTGCTCGAATACATTTGGAAGATGGTTGAAGAGCGCGGATATAAATTAGGCAATGTGGATTGTACGATTATGGCACAGCGTCCAAAAATGGCTCCATATATTTCACAAATGCAAAACCGAATCGCACAATTATTGAATGCGGAACCTTCGCAAGTAAATGTAAAAGCGACAACAACAGAGAAGTTAGGTTTTGTTGGCCGTGAAGAGGGAATCGCAGCAATGGCAACGATTCTGTTAGTTAAAGCATAA